In the Juglans microcarpa x Juglans regia isolate MS1-56 chromosome 6D, Jm3101_v1.0, whole genome shotgun sequence genome, one interval contains:
- the LOC121234993 gene encoding 40S ribosomal protein S8-like, protein MGISRDSMHKRRATGGKKKAWRKKRKYELGRQPANTKLSSNKTVRRIRVRGGNVKWRALRLDTGNYSWGSEAVTRKTRLLDVVYNASNNELVRTQTLVKSAIVQVDAAPFKQWYLQHYGVDIGRKKKTLASTKKESEEGDAPAAAAAPATEEAKKSNHVQRKLEKRQQNRKLDAHIEEQFGSGRLLACISSRPGQCGRADGYILEGKELEFYMKKIQRKKGKGAGAA, encoded by the exons ATGG GTATTTCTCGTGATTCCATGCACAAGAGACGTGCCACTGGAGGCAAGAAGAAGGCTTGGAGGAAGAAGCGCAA gTATGAGCTCGGAAGGCAACCTGCAAACACAAAGCTTTCAAGCAACAAGACAGTTAGGAGGATTAGAGTTCGAGGTGGGAATGTGAAGTGGCGTGCTCTGAGGCTTGACACTGGAAACTACTCATGGGGGAGTGAGGCTGTGACCCGGAAAACCCGTCTTCTTGATGTGGTCTACAATGCATCCAACAATGAGCTGGTTCGTACTCAGACTCTGGTAAAAAGTGCTATTGTTCAGGTTGATGCAGCGCCATTCAAGCAGTGGTATCTTCAGCATTATGGAGTTGACATTGGTCGCAAGAAGAAAACTTTGGCTTCCACCAAGAAAGAAAGCGAG GAGGGTGATGctcctgctgctgctgctgctcctGCTACTGAGGAGGCGAAGAAAAGCAACCATGTCCAGAGAAAGCTGGAGAAGCGGCAGCAGAATCGTAAGCTTGATGCACACATTGAAGAGCAATTTGGTAGTGGTCGTTTGTTGGCTTGTATCTCATCAAGACCTGGTCAGTGTGGCCGTGCTGATGG ATACATCTTGGAAGGTAAAGAGCTTGAGTTCTACATGAAGAAGATCCAGAGAAAGAAGGGCAAGGGAGCTGGAGCTGCCTAA